In Spirosoma pollinicola, the genomic window CCCAACTCCTCACTCCTTAAAAAAAATGGCAAACATCGTTGCAATCGTTGGCCGCCCAAACGTGGGCAAGTCCACGCTGTTTAACCGCCTGACGGAACAGCGGCAGGCCATCATGGATAACCAAAGTGGTGTTACACGCGACCGGCATTATGGCACGGCTGAGTGGAACGACAAGTATTTTACGGCCATCGACACCGGTGGTTATGTGGTTGGCTCTGAAGATATATTCGAAGAGTCGATTCGCGAACAGGTGGAAATGGCCATTCAGGAGTCGACCGTATTGCTGTTCGTAGTGGATACGCAAACGGGTATTACGGGCTTGGATGAGGACTTCGCCGATGTATTGCGCCGGTCGAAAAAGCCGGTCTATGTAGTCGCCAATAAGGCTGAAACCGCCGAACGCGCCCACGGTGCCGCCGAGTTTTATGCATTAGGCTTAGGTGACCCTTACGCTATTTCGTCGCAAACCGGCACCGGTACGGGCGATTTGCTGGATGAAGTAGTGAAGCATTTTCAAACGCCAGGCGTCGAAAATCCTGATGCCGGTGTTCCGCGCATTGCGATTCTTGGCCGCCCTAATGTTGGAAAATCTTCTTTCCTGAACGTGCTTACCGGACAGGAGCGCAGTATTGTAACCGATATTGCAGGTACCACTCGCGATGCCATTAACACACGGTACAGAGCTTATGGTAAAGACTTCATTCTGACCGATACGGCAGGTATTCGACGTAAAGCAAGGGTCGATTCGAACATTGAATTTTACTCCGTCCTGCGCTCCATCAAAGCCATGGAGGATTCGGATGTGTGTATCATATTGCTCGATGCCACGCGAGGCTTAGAAGCCCAGGACCTGAACATTATTGGCCAGGCGGTGAAAGCCAAGAAAGGCGTCGTTATCATGGTCAATAAGTGGGACGCTGTCGAAAAAGATCATCGCACCGCCGATGTGTTGCGCAAAGAGATGATTCAGCGGATGATGCCGATTGACTATGTGCCCATTATTTTTGCGTCGGTCCATGAAAAACAGCGCATTTTCCAGGTTATGGAAAAGGCAATGGAAGTGTATGAAAACAAGACGAAGAAAATTGCAACCTCTAAACTAAATGAGGTTATGCAGGCGGAAATTGAAAAATATCCACCACCGGGCGTAAAAGGCAAGTTTGTGAAAATTAAGTATATGGTTCAGGTACCTACCCCTTCGCCAACGTTCATATTTTTCTGTAATCTGCCGCAGTATGTTCCAGAAGCGTATCAGCGTTTTTTAGAGAATAGACTTCGCGACCACTTCGATTTTACAGGTGTACCGATTACCGTCTTTTTCAGACAAAAATAAACTTTGTCTGAGTCAATGAGGAATGGCATGGTCAGGAATTGGGGAAGGCAAACGAAAACGGCTGCCTTCCCCAATTCCTGACCCTTTTTTGTACACCTGCTTTTGTAATAAACTATGCTTTTGCAACCCTTTCGTTCGTTAAACGGTATAGATAAATGTCTAATTGGGTGGTGTGCTAACTTCAACTGAGTAATATATTACAGATTGAGTATAAACACCTAATAACACATCACCTTACTTACCATAAAGTTACCAAGCGGACACATAAACCTATTGACATACCCTAATAGGATTTAAAAAACAACCATTAAATAAATTACTTCTCACTTTCAGGCTGTTAGTTGCTAATATGCGTTACCTTTCATTTACTATACCTTTTCGCTAAACGATATTCTTATGGCCATTGACAAAGTAATAGACGACGAGAAGCGCATCGATAAAGCCGCGTATGTACTCAAAGCGGTCGCCCATCCTTTGCGCATCAGAATCATTCAAATGCTGAATGATAACAGGGAACTTAATGTGTCAGCGATCTATAAAAATCTGAATGCTGAACAATCGCTTATCTCGCACCATCTTATCAACATGCGCGATAAGGGAATACTTGACATTCGGCGGAGTGGTAAAAATATTTACTATTTTCTGGTTGATTCAGCCGTAGCCGAAATAATCGAGTGCATTTACAAGAGCAAAATCCTTAACTAGGTAGCTCATTACCAGTAACAAAACGTGTCCCCGGAGAGCCATTAACGAATGGTTTTCCGGGGACACGTTTTTGTATTGAGTATTAGTTATCCGAACAACTCAGCAGCCTTATAGGGCGGCACAATGCCGAGGTGAACATAGGCCCGTTCGGTTGCTTCCCGACCACGTGAGGTGCGTTTCAGAAAGCCTTCCTGGATTAAGAAAGGTTCATAAACTTCTTCGATCGTTTCAGACTCTTCACCGCAGGCGGTAGCAATAGTTGAGAGACCTACCGGCCCACCTTTGAATTTCTCGATAATGGTTGTCAGAATACGAATATCCATATCATCCAGCCCATACTGGTCAACTTCAAGTGCGCTCAGTGCTATTTCGGCGATTTCTACGTTGATGTAGCCATTTCCTTTAACCTGAGCAAAATCGCGGGTACGGCGTAGCAGGTTATTGGCGATCCGTGGTGTCCCCCGGCTACGTCGGGCAATTTCGTAGGCGCCAGATTCATCAATGGGCGTTCCCAGAATTGCCGCCGACCGCTGTACAATGGTCGTGAGCAATTGCGCATCGTAATACTCCAATCGGGCACTAATGCCAAACCGCGCCCGCAAAGGCGATGTAAGCATACCTGCACGGGTCGTTGCACCAATGAGTGTAAAAGGATTTAACTTGATCTGAACGGTTCGGGCATTAGGGCCGGAATCGAGCATAATGTCAATCTTATAATCCTCCATTGCCGAATACAGGTACTCTTCCACAATTGGGTTGAGCCGGTGTATTTCGTCAATAAAGAGGACATCGTTTGGCTGAAGATTGGTTAGCAAACCAGCCAGATCACTGGGCTTATCCAATACCGGACCGGACGTCATTTTAATACCCGCACTAAGTTCGTTCGCAATGATGTGCGAGAGTGTCGTTTTGCCTAAGCCGGGAGGGCCGTGTAACAGCACATGGTCGAGTGCTTCGCCCCGTTGCATGGCCGCTCTAACAAACACTTCGAGGTTGTCGAGTATTTTTGACTGCCCCGTAAAGTCTTCGAACGATAAGGGCCGGAGAGCCCGTTCAATTTCTTTGTCGGTACTGGTCATCCCGTCGCCTGAACCTTTCAAAAAGTCGTTTCGCATGGTTTTGATTCGTGCAGTCCCGCTTCTATACTACCTGCAAAGCAGGCAATTTCGGCCGAGTCGTTTACCTCAAATTTACACAAAAAACAGGAGAATTACTACCGAATAAGTAGTACAGAACCTCGTTTTATGACCCGCTCCCGATCAGGGAAAAACTCGCTTTTGAAGATGACAACATAAGGGTAAAGCATCGCTGGATAAATGGCTCCCCGGTAGGTTCCATCCCATTTTTGCTCAGGGTTGTTACTGGCAAATATCACCTCTCCCCACCGATTATAAACCCTGAATTCATAGTCAGTGATGTAAGCTGTAAACACCTGTAGCAGGTCATTCATACTATCGCCGTTGGGCGTAAACGCTTCCGGCACATTGACCCTTGGTTCGCATAAATTCAACACGCGGGCCAGACCCACAGCCGTACAACCCAATGGGTCTGTTACCCGTATCGAATAGGTTCCTGCCTGCTGAACCGTTATGGTTTTCGTCGTGTCGTTTCGATCTACCCACAAATAGCTTAGACCGGCAGCCCCGCTAGCCGAAAGCTTTGTTGTTTCCCGATCGCCTTCGCAAAGAGATGCCTGCTGTGTGTATGAAAAGGCCGGTGGTGGCCGGTTATCAACACGAATGCTGGCCTGGCCTACGCAACCTGATAAGGTGTTTCGCAAAACCAGACTGTATGACCCCGTCTGTGTTACAGAGATAGTTGGGCTTGTAGCACCTGTACTCCATTGATATACGTTGCCGGGAATATCACCCGTTTGAGGCACCAGCGTTACAGCACTACCCACACATTTGAGGGTGTCGGGCCCTAACCGGGCAAATCCGGTGCTGTCCAACCCTACCTTTATGCTGTCCTCCAGCGCTTTACACCCATTTATGTCAACCACCTGTACGGAATAAAGTCCCGGTGCAGCCTGGCCGAACACAGCCGTTGTCGACACTACTTTTCCCGTTCCATCCAGCCATGAATAACTTGCGGCCGTTCCTCCCGAGACAGTCAGTGTAATAGTACCGCTATTTGGTATGCTACATAAAGCTCCTTTTACAATAGGGGTGAGCTGCAGCTGGTTTGCTGGTGATTTCAACGTGAAGCCTGTATCAGCTTTACATTCATGAAGTGTATCGGTTACGCTAACTTTATAACCGCCCTCAACAAGACCCGT contains:
- the ruvB gene encoding Holliday junction branch migration DNA helicase RuvB, translating into MRNDFLKGSGDGMTSTDKEIERALRPLSFEDFTGQSKILDNLEVFVRAAMQRGEALDHVLLHGPPGLGKTTLSHIIANELSAGIKMTSGPVLDKPSDLAGLLTNLQPNDVLFIDEIHRLNPIVEEYLYSAMEDYKIDIMLDSGPNARTVQIKLNPFTLIGATTRAGMLTSPLRARFGISARLEYYDAQLLTTIVQRSAAILGTPIDESGAYEIARRSRGTPRIANNLLRRTRDFAQVKGNGYINVEIAEIALSALEVDQYGLDDMDIRILTTIIEKFKGGPVGLSTIATACGEESETIEEVYEPFLIQEGFLKRTSRGREATERAYVHLGIVPPYKAAELFG
- a CDS encoding ArsR/SmtB family transcription factor, which produces MAIDKVIDDEKRIDKAAYVLKAVAHPLRIRIIQMLNDNRELNVSAIYKNLNAEQSLISHHLINMRDKGILDIRRSGKNIYYFLVDSAVAEIIECIYKSKILN
- the der gene encoding ribosome biogenesis GTPase Der, whose amino-acid sequence is MANIVAIVGRPNVGKSTLFNRLTEQRQAIMDNQSGVTRDRHYGTAEWNDKYFTAIDTGGYVVGSEDIFEESIREQVEMAIQESTVLLFVVDTQTGITGLDEDFADVLRRSKKPVYVVANKAETAERAHGAAEFYALGLGDPYAISSQTGTGTGDLLDEVVKHFQTPGVENPDAGVPRIAILGRPNVGKSSFLNVLTGQERSIVTDIAGTTRDAINTRYRAYGKDFILTDTAGIRRKARVDSNIEFYSVLRSIKAMEDSDVCIILLDATRGLEAQDLNIIGQAVKAKKGVVIMVNKWDAVEKDHRTADVLRKEMIQRMMPIDYVPIIFASVHEKQRIFQVMEKAMEVYENKTKKIATSKLNEVMQAEIEKYPPPGVKGKFVKIKYMVQVPTPSPTFIFFCNLPQYVPEAYQRFLENRLRDHFDFTGVPITVFFRQK